The following proteins are encoded in a genomic region of Necator americanus strain Aroian chromosome II, whole genome shotgun sequence:
- a CDS encoding hypothetical protein (NECATOR_CHRII.G6931.T1) produces the protein MLTNRRWFLLGISVIPSFCSGSDHRLLRAKIRLSHTIEKNICYRQRRGKEVVYDDCVLEVTLSQDDWHIEEDPKVDNKMLLRGLRACGERASKPRTKNFDRISKTTKELLERRRALRLDPNASHI, from the coding sequence AtgctcaccaaccggaggtggtttCTACTTGGCATCTCTGTaataccatccttttgtagtggttctgatcaccgtctccttcgtgcgaaaatacgacttagccacacgatagaaaagaacatctgctatcggcaacgaaggggaaaagaagtcgtctacgacgattgcgtactcgaggtcaccTTGTCCCAAGATGACTGGCACATTGAGGAGGACCCAAAGGTGGATAAcaagatgctgctcagaggattacgagcctgtggtgagcgtgcctcgaagccgcgcacgaaaAACTtcgatcgaatttcgaagaccaccaaggaattgttggaaagaagaagggctttgagacTTGATccaaatgcatcgcacatttaG
- a CDS encoding hypothetical protein (NECATOR_CHRII.G6932.T1), producing the protein MKPVRAPGRDFISAHFLRAGGHPLHVILAAHMTSYFQKERIPDQWEASRTVPILKKGDREDLRNSRPICLLSVLYKVFTKIILTRISRTLDEAQPQEQAGFRQGFSCLDHIQTVSRVIEKAFDSVETNAILSALVDQGVDDSYVRTLANCYDRCTTRIQLFHRPLTIPIGKGVRQSDTISPKLFVAALQWIMKSLPWEERGIRVDGRFLLNLRFADDIVLFSSSTNEAETMLNELNESGKRIGLRINRKKTQFMKDAYCEDGRVQLEGSQIVETSSYFGCSMNMKTT; encoded by the exons atgaaacctgtcAGAGCCCCCGGAcgtgattttatatcagcacactttcttcgggctggtggccatccacttcatgtaatcttagcagcccacatgacatcctactttcagaaagaaaggatcccagaccagtgggaggcctcgcgaaccgttcctATActtaagaaaggtgaccgagaggaccttcggaacagccgtccgatatgcttgctgagcgtgttatacaaagtattcaccaagatcatcctcacgcgcatatctaggacgctggatgaagcccagcctcaagaacaagctggattccgtcaagggttcagctgcttggaccacatccagacagtgtcgagggtcatagag aaagccttcgacagcgtagaaacgaatgcaatattgtcagcgctggtcgatcaaggtgtggacgattcgtatgtgaggacattagccaattgctacgatcgttgcacgactaggatacagcttttccaccgccctctcaccatacccattggaaagggagtACGACAaagcgatactatatcgccgaaactGTTCgtggctgcattgcaatggataatgaaatcacttccttgggaagaaaggggcatacgtgttgatggaagatttctcttgaaccttcgtttcgcggacgacatcgttctcttttcgagcagtactaatgaagcagaaacgatgctcaacgagtTGAACGAATCAggaaagagaataggactgcgaataaacagaaagaagacacagttcatgaaggacgcctactgcgaggacggaagagtacaacttgaaggctcccaaattgttgaaacttcgtcatacttCGGATgttctatgaacatgaaaacgacttga
- a CDS encoding hypothetical protein (NECATOR_CHRII.G6933.T1), whose amino-acid sequence MRAPWAAFAPVRKATDQLTDQNLRAHLFYSTVLPALCYAAETWADTAATSRKLVTTHRALERCLLKFNRRTQHLAGLRSSDLRGMSRLRDPGEYVSKAKHRWAGHIMRRIDDRWTKRTQEWIPRDAERSWKTANEMG is encoded by the coding sequence atgagagcaccatgggcagcattcgcacccgtcaggaaagctacggaccaactgacggaccaaaatcttcgtgcccatctgttctactcgacagttcttccagcgctctgttacgcagcggagacgtgggcagacaccgctgccacgtctaggaagctagttactacccacagagcccttgagagatgtcttctgaagtttaaccggcgcacacaacacctagccggtcttcgcagctccgacttaagaggaatgtcccgtcttcgcgatccaggggaatatgtatcgaaagcaaaacatagatgggccggtcacatcatgagaagaatcgacgatagatggactaaaagaacgcaagagtggatcccaagagatgctgaACGCTCGTggaagaccgccaacgagatggggtga